A portion of the Daphnia magna isolate NIES linkage group LG4, ASM2063170v1.1, whole genome shotgun sequence genome contains these proteins:
- the LOC116920802 gene encoding proline-rich protein 36 isoform X3, with protein sequence MSLSIWRLVAIFFYITSAAWCQDYQQQKYGEYETRRQYRSAGDEPTTIAPASVTLKEVPVGNQTLESVTNSTNTVTKSTRDINDMFPSDVEFIDDADVVTLPDGSLALVTDKAEVNTTEVPTVVPTVVPSLVGRDTSKSIVEPFVEGSMDGVNASIEGNKTSMENFTDEAVKMLKRRQAQFFQVPVQPQQIPLAPQFQFQPLPMQQPGIPANQFKVSPPFLFSAQPGQPAIFLQLPPADQTRLAPEQTRFVPSNIPHVVLQQQANVHQGQALVFKQPLLPPKLSLNPVPIPTSTPLSNATNLVFSNGSQANSLKTREAHASRTMHNWQSSVSFKPPPPQSTTPAHPSQGPLHSQATFPPHSPASTSPAPDRAASVQAFLPVGPPVQRPVGTQVPPQVPPQVPPQVPPQVPPQVPPQMPQAPAQFMVRPQLQGQQGPPRLGQQDQQTIAHFPRGMDVSPAQFSLQGNQAPPVTDVFNQQPKLQMAPMGSPISQSPSPLQTVNPEVSPPQRSASSENGPPPVGLRMDLPPQPPFAQRSGSPVHQLPQQMAPSMAAPTARPFPLDMGQRSDSIAQPLPSQMPPTTGFPMNQPPTQPAQRSESLMSQLPLQMDSPRGSPVVQPPQFQPQLGQPMGSPMNQPMGSPMNQPMGSPMNQPMGSPMNQPMGSPMNQPMGSPMNQAPQPSQRDPRVGFPGFQMTQQSPPSMQELSVPPSQVFDGFASQVSQLNQRSVHDDRDQRESASRERHMRKRSIGMHHMMRRQLDAVSYPSKDAYDFYVVNHYRNEYEGGLPDL encoded by the exons ATGTCGTTATCGATATGGAG ATTGGTAgctattttcttttacataACAAGTGCTGCCTGGTGTCAGGACTATCAGCAGCAAAAGTATGGCGAATATGAAACTCGTCGCCAATACAGGTCTGCAGGCGACGAGCCAACAACCATTGCACCAGCCTCAGTTACTTTAAAG GAAGTTCCAGTGGGAAATCAAACACTTGAGTCTGTCACAAATTCTACAAATACTGTCACTAAAAGTACCAGAGATATCAATGACATGTTCCCATCTGATGTAGAGTTTATTGATGATGCTGATGTTGTGACATTACCAGATGGCTCCTTGGCCTTAGTTACTGATAAGGCAGAGGTTAACACTACTGAGGTGCCAACTGTAGTTCCAACTGTAGTTCCATCATTGGTGGGGCGTGACACAAGCAAATCAATTGTGGAGCCCTTCGTTGAGGGTAGTATGGATGGAGTGAATGCTTCAATTGAAGGAAATAAGACCAGCATGGAAAACTTTACTGATGAAGCTGTCAAAATGTTGAAGAGGAGGCAAGCTCAATTTTTTCAGGTGCCTGTTCAACCCCAACAGATTCCATTGGCACCTCAATTCCAGTTCCAGCCTCTGCCTATGCAGCAACCAGGCATCCCTGCAAACCAATTCAAG GTATCAcccccatttttgttttctgcacAACCTGGACAACCTGCTATTTTCCTTCAGCTACCCCCAGCCGATCAGACTCGTCTTGCACCTGAACAGACTCGATTCGTTCCATCAAATATACCACACGTAGTGCTACAGCAGCAAGCGAATGTGCATCAAGGACAAGCTTTGGTTTTCAAGCAGCCGCTGCTGCCGCCTAAACTGTCCCTGAATCCTGTTCCGATTCCAACATCGACTCCTCTCAGTAACGCTACAAATCTGGTATTCAGCAATGGTAGTCAAGCAAATTCGCTGAAGACTCGGGAAGCTCACGCGAGTAGGACTATGCATAATTGGCAGTCATCGGTTTCATTTAAACCTCCGCCTCCGCAAAGTACTACTCCAGCTCATCCAAGTCAAGGTCCGTTGCATTCGCAAGCTACATTTCCGCCACACTCACCTGCTTCTACTTCTCCAGCTCCAGATCGGGCTGCTTCAGTACAGGCTTTTTTGCCAGTTGGGCCTCCAGTTCAGCGTCCAGTG GGCACACAGGTTCCGCCACAGGTTCCGCCACAGGTTCCGCCACAGGTTCCGCCACAGGTTCCGCCACAGGTTCCGCCACAG ATGCCACAAGCACCAGCTCAGTTCATGGTG AGACCACAGTTACAAGGACAGCAAGGACCTCCACGACTGGGTCAACAAGATCAACAAACCATTGCACATTTTCCACGCGGAATGGATGTTTCCCCTGCTCAGTTTTCTTTACAGGGGAATCAGGCACCACCGGTGACTGATGTGTTCAATCAGCAGCCTAAGCTACAAATGGCACCTATGGGATCTCCAATATCTCAATCGCCCTCACCGTTACAAACGGTTAATCCTGAAGTGTCCCCGCCACAACGGTCGGCATCGTCAGAGAACGGGCCACCACCTGTGGGGTTGCGGATGGATTTACCTCCGCAGCCTCCGTTTGCACAGCGGTCGGGGTCGCCTGTACATCAGCTTCCACAGCAAATGGCTCCATCCATGGCAGCACCAACGGCCAGACCGTTCCCGCTTGATATGGGGCAGCGATCGGATTCAATTGCCCAACCTTTGCCATCGCAAATGCCGCCTACAACTGGTTTCCCGATGAATCAACCTCCTACTCAGCCAGCGCAACGGTCGGAGTCGTTAATGAGTCAACTTCCCCTTCAAATGGACTCTCCAAGAGGATCTCCGGTTGTGCAACCACCACAATTCCAGCCTCAACTTGGCCAGCCGATGGGATCGCCCATGAACCAGCCGATGGGATCGCCCATGAACCAGCCGATGGGATCGCCCATGAACCAGCCGATGGGATCGCCCATGAACCAGCCGATGGGATCGCCCATGAACCAGCCGATGGGATCGCCCATGAACCAGGCACCACAGCCATCCCAAAGGGATCCACGCGTGGGATTTCCGGGATTTCAGATGACTCAGCAATCTCCGCCATCTATG CAGGAACTGAGCGTACCACCTAGCCAGGTATTTGATGGGTTTGCGTCACAAGTCTCTCAGTTAAACCAGAGAAGTGTTCATGATGATCGTGACCAGAGGGAATCTGCATCCAGGGAGCGGCACATGAGAAAACGAAGTATAGGTATGCACCACATGATGAGACGGCAGTTAGATGCAGTATCATATCCTTCCAAAGATGCCTACGATTTTTACGTCGTTAATCACTATCGCAATGAATATGAAGGAGGTTTACCCGATTTATAA
- the LOC116920802 gene encoding proline-rich protein 36 isoform X5 produces MSLSIWRLVAIFFYITSAAWCQDYQQQKYGEYETRRQYRSAGDEPTTIAPASVTLKQEVPVGNQTLESVTNSTNTVTKSTRDINDMFPSDVEFIDDADVVTLPDGSLALVTDKAEVNTTEVPTVVPTVVPSLVGRDTSKSIVEPFVEGSMDGVNASIEGNKTSMENFTDEAVKMLKRRQAQFFQVPVQPQQIPLAPQFQFQPLPMQQPGIPANQFKVSPPFLFSAQPGQPAIFLQLPPADQTRLAPEQTRFVPSNIPHVVLQQQANVHQGQALVFKQPLLPPKLSLNPVPIPTSTPLSNATNLVFSNGSQANSLKTREAHASRTMHNWQSSVSFKPPPPQSTTPAHPSQAPDRAASVQAFLPVGPPVQRPVGTQVPPQVPPQVPPQVPPQVPPQVPPQMPQAPAQFMVRPQLQGQQGPPRLGQQDQQTIAHFPRGMDVSPAQFSLQGNQAPPVTDVFNQQPKLQMAPMGSPISQSPSPLQTVNPEVSPPQRSASSENGPPPVGLRMDLPPQPPFAQRSGSPVHQLPQQMAPSMAAPTARPFPLDMGQRSDSIAQPLPSQMPPTTGFPMNQPPTQPAQRSESLMSQLPLQMDSPRGSPVVQPPQFQPQLGQPMGSPMNQPMGSPMNQPMGSPMNQPMGSPMNQPMGSPMNQPMGSPMNQAPQPSQRDPRVGFPGFQMTQQSPPSMQELSVPPSQVFDGFASQVSQLNQRSVHDDRDQRESASRERHMRKRSIGMHHMMRRQLDAVSYPSKDAYDFYVVNHYRNEYEGGLPDL; encoded by the exons ATGTCGTTATCGATATGGAG ATTGGTAgctattttcttttacataACAAGTGCTGCCTGGTGTCAGGACTATCAGCAGCAAAAGTATGGCGAATATGAAACTCGTCGCCAATACAGGTCTGCAGGCGACGAGCCAACAACCATTGCACCAGCCTCAGTTACTTTAAAG CAGGAAGTTCCAGTGGGAAATCAAACACTTGAGTCTGTCACAAATTCTACAAATACTGTCACTAAAAGTACCAGAGATATCAATGACATGTTCCCATCTGATGTAGAGTTTATTGATGATGCTGATGTTGTGACATTACCAGATGGCTCCTTGGCCTTAGTTACTGATAAGGCAGAGGTTAACACTACTGAGGTGCCAACTGTAGTTCCAACTGTAGTTCCATCATTGGTGGGGCGTGACACAAGCAAATCAATTGTGGAGCCCTTCGTTGAGGGTAGTATGGATGGAGTGAATGCTTCAATTGAAGGAAATAAGACCAGCATGGAAAACTTTACTGATGAAGCTGTCAAAATGTTGAAGAGGAGGCAAGCTCAATTTTTTCAGGTGCCTGTTCAACCCCAACAGATTCCATTGGCACCTCAATTCCAGTTCCAGCCTCTGCCTATGCAGCAACCAGGCATCCCTGCAAACCAATTCAAG GTATCAcccccatttttgttttctgcacAACCTGGACAACCTGCTATTTTCCTTCAGCTACCCCCAGCCGATCAGACTCGTCTTGCACCTGAACAGACTCGATTCGTTCCATCAAATATACCACACGTAGTGCTACAGCAGCAAGCGAATGTGCATCAAGGACAAGCTTTGGTTTTCAAGCAGCCGCTGCTGCCGCCTAAACTGTCCCTGAATCCTGTTCCGATTCCAACATCGACTCCTCTCAGTAACGCTACAAATCTGGTATTCAGCAATGGTAGTCAAGCAAATTCGCTGAAGACTCGGGAAGCTCACGCGAGTAGGACTATGCATAATTGGCAGTCATCGGTTTCATTTAAACCTCCGCCTCCGCAAAGTACTACTCCAGCTCATCCAAGTCAAG CTCCAGATCGGGCTGCTTCAGTACAGGCTTTTTTGCCAGTTGGGCCTCCAGTTCAGCGTCCAGTG GGCACACAGGTTCCGCCACAGGTTCCGCCACAGGTTCCGCCACAGGTTCCGCCACAGGTTCCGCCACAGGTTCCGCCACAG ATGCCACAAGCACCAGCTCAGTTCATGGTG AGACCACAGTTACAAGGACAGCAAGGACCTCCACGACTGGGTCAACAAGATCAACAAACCATTGCACATTTTCCACGCGGAATGGATGTTTCCCCTGCTCAGTTTTCTTTACAGGGGAATCAGGCACCACCGGTGACTGATGTGTTCAATCAGCAGCCTAAGCTACAAATGGCACCTATGGGATCTCCAATATCTCAATCGCCCTCACCGTTACAAACGGTTAATCCTGAAGTGTCCCCGCCACAACGGTCGGCATCGTCAGAGAACGGGCCACCACCTGTGGGGTTGCGGATGGATTTACCTCCGCAGCCTCCGTTTGCACAGCGGTCGGGGTCGCCTGTACATCAGCTTCCACAGCAAATGGCTCCATCCATGGCAGCACCAACGGCCAGACCGTTCCCGCTTGATATGGGGCAGCGATCGGATTCAATTGCCCAACCTTTGCCATCGCAAATGCCGCCTACAACTGGTTTCCCGATGAATCAACCTCCTACTCAGCCAGCGCAACGGTCGGAGTCGTTAATGAGTCAACTTCCCCTTCAAATGGACTCTCCAAGAGGATCTCCGGTTGTGCAACCACCACAATTCCAGCCTCAACTTGGCCAGCCGATGGGATCGCCCATGAACCAGCCGATGGGATCGCCCATGAACCAGCCGATGGGATCGCCCATGAACCAGCCGATGGGATCGCCCATGAACCAGCCGATGGGATCGCCCATGAACCAGCCGATGGGATCGCCCATGAACCAGGCACCACAGCCATCCCAAAGGGATCCACGCGTGGGATTTCCGGGATTTCAGATGACTCAGCAATCTCCGCCATCTATG CAGGAACTGAGCGTACCACCTAGCCAGGTATTTGATGGGTTTGCGTCACAAGTCTCTCAGTTAAACCAGAGAAGTGTTCATGATGATCGTGACCAGAGGGAATCTGCATCCAGGGAGCGGCACATGAGAAAACGAAGTATAGGTATGCACCACATGATGAGACGGCAGTTAGATGCAGTATCATATCCTTCCAAAGATGCCTACGATTTTTACGTCGTTAATCACTATCGCAATGAATATGAAGGAGGTTTACCCGATTTATAA
- the LOC116920802 gene encoding proline-rich protein 36 isoform X2, translating into MSLSIWRLVAIFFYITSAAWCQDYQQQKYGEYETRRQYRSAGDEPTTIAPASVTLKQEVPVGNQTLESVTNSTNTVTKSTRDINDMFPSDVEFIDDADVVTLPDGSLALVTDKAEVNTTEVPTVVPTVVPSLVGRDTSKSIVEPFVEGSMDGVNASIEGNKTSMENFTDEAVKMLKRRQAQFFQVPVQPQQIPLAPQFQFQPLPMQQPGIPANQFKVSPPFLFSAQPGQPAIFLQLPPADQTRLAPEQTRFVPSNIPHVVLQQQANVHQGQALVFKQPLLPPKLSLNPVPIPTSTPLSNATNLVFSNGSQANSLKTREAHASRTMHNWQSSVSFKPPPPQSTTPAHPSQGPLHSQATFPPHSPASTSPAPDRAASVQAFLPVGPPVQRPVGTQVPPQVPPQVPPQVPPQVPPQVPPQMPQAPAQFMVRPQLQGQQGPPRLGQQDQQTIAHFPRGMDVSPAQFSLQGNQAPPVTDVFNQQPKLQMAPMGSPISQSPSPLQTVNPEVSPPQRSASSENGPPPVGLRMDLPPQPPFAQRSGSPVHQLPQQMAPSMAAPTARPFPLDMGQRSDSIAQPLPSQMPPTTGFPMNQPPTQPAQRSESLMSQLPLQMDSPRGSPVVQPPQFQPQLGQPMGSPMNQPMGSPMNQPMGSPMNQPMGSPMNQPMGSPMNQPMGSPMNQAPQPSQRDPRVGFPGFQMTQQSPPSMELSVPPSQVFDGFASQVSQLNQRSVHDDRDQRESASRERHMRKRSIGMHHMMRRQLDAVSYPSKDAYDFYVVNHYRNEYEGGLPDL; encoded by the exons ATGTCGTTATCGATATGGAG ATTGGTAgctattttcttttacataACAAGTGCTGCCTGGTGTCAGGACTATCAGCAGCAAAAGTATGGCGAATATGAAACTCGTCGCCAATACAGGTCTGCAGGCGACGAGCCAACAACCATTGCACCAGCCTCAGTTACTTTAAAG CAGGAAGTTCCAGTGGGAAATCAAACACTTGAGTCTGTCACAAATTCTACAAATACTGTCACTAAAAGTACCAGAGATATCAATGACATGTTCCCATCTGATGTAGAGTTTATTGATGATGCTGATGTTGTGACATTACCAGATGGCTCCTTGGCCTTAGTTACTGATAAGGCAGAGGTTAACACTACTGAGGTGCCAACTGTAGTTCCAACTGTAGTTCCATCATTGGTGGGGCGTGACACAAGCAAATCAATTGTGGAGCCCTTCGTTGAGGGTAGTATGGATGGAGTGAATGCTTCAATTGAAGGAAATAAGACCAGCATGGAAAACTTTACTGATGAAGCTGTCAAAATGTTGAAGAGGAGGCAAGCTCAATTTTTTCAGGTGCCTGTTCAACCCCAACAGATTCCATTGGCACCTCAATTCCAGTTCCAGCCTCTGCCTATGCAGCAACCAGGCATCCCTGCAAACCAATTCAAG GTATCAcccccatttttgttttctgcacAACCTGGACAACCTGCTATTTTCCTTCAGCTACCCCCAGCCGATCAGACTCGTCTTGCACCTGAACAGACTCGATTCGTTCCATCAAATATACCACACGTAGTGCTACAGCAGCAAGCGAATGTGCATCAAGGACAAGCTTTGGTTTTCAAGCAGCCGCTGCTGCCGCCTAAACTGTCCCTGAATCCTGTTCCGATTCCAACATCGACTCCTCTCAGTAACGCTACAAATCTGGTATTCAGCAATGGTAGTCAAGCAAATTCGCTGAAGACTCGGGAAGCTCACGCGAGTAGGACTATGCATAATTGGCAGTCATCGGTTTCATTTAAACCTCCGCCTCCGCAAAGTACTACTCCAGCTCATCCAAGTCAAGGTCCGTTGCATTCGCAAGCTACATTTCCGCCACACTCACCTGCTTCTACTTCTCCAGCTCCAGATCGGGCTGCTTCAGTACAGGCTTTTTTGCCAGTTGGGCCTCCAGTTCAGCGTCCAGTG GGCACACAGGTTCCGCCACAGGTTCCGCCACAGGTTCCGCCACAGGTTCCGCCACAGGTTCCGCCACAGGTTCCGCCACAG ATGCCACAAGCACCAGCTCAGTTCATGGTG AGACCACAGTTACAAGGACAGCAAGGACCTCCACGACTGGGTCAACAAGATCAACAAACCATTGCACATTTTCCACGCGGAATGGATGTTTCCCCTGCTCAGTTTTCTTTACAGGGGAATCAGGCACCACCGGTGACTGATGTGTTCAATCAGCAGCCTAAGCTACAAATGGCACCTATGGGATCTCCAATATCTCAATCGCCCTCACCGTTACAAACGGTTAATCCTGAAGTGTCCCCGCCACAACGGTCGGCATCGTCAGAGAACGGGCCACCACCTGTGGGGTTGCGGATGGATTTACCTCCGCAGCCTCCGTTTGCACAGCGGTCGGGGTCGCCTGTACATCAGCTTCCACAGCAAATGGCTCCATCCATGGCAGCACCAACGGCCAGACCGTTCCCGCTTGATATGGGGCAGCGATCGGATTCAATTGCCCAACCTTTGCCATCGCAAATGCCGCCTACAACTGGTTTCCCGATGAATCAACCTCCTACTCAGCCAGCGCAACGGTCGGAGTCGTTAATGAGTCAACTTCCCCTTCAAATGGACTCTCCAAGAGGATCTCCGGTTGTGCAACCACCACAATTCCAGCCTCAACTTGGCCAGCCGATGGGATCGCCCATGAACCAGCCGATGGGATCGCCCATGAACCAGCCGATGGGATCGCCCATGAACCAGCCGATGGGATCGCCCATGAACCAGCCGATGGGATCGCCCATGAACCAGCCGATGGGATCGCCCATGAACCAGGCACCACAGCCATCCCAAAGGGATCCACGCGTGGGATTTCCGGGATTTCAGATGACTCAGCAATCTCCGCCATCTATG GAACTGAGCGTACCACCTAGCCAGGTATTTGATGGGTTTGCGTCACAAGTCTCTCAGTTAAACCAGAGAAGTGTTCATGATGATCGTGACCAGAGGGAATCTGCATCCAGGGAGCGGCACATGAGAAAACGAAGTATAGGTATGCACCACATGATGAGACGGCAGTTAGATGCAGTATCATATCCTTCCAAAGATGCCTACGATTTTTACGTCGTTAATCACTATCGCAATGAATATGAAGGAGGTTTACCCGATTTATAA